Within the Bacteroidales bacterium genome, the region AGCGGCATTTTGTTTGGAGCGGCTCATATTTCTGGCGATGGTCTTCCTTATCTGTGTGAGGTCTTCATATTCCACAGCTTCCTCAGTCTCTTTACCGGCCTGCGGTGCAGACGGTCTCTCCTTCTTTTGCTGTTCGACATAATTGTAAATGTCATCTTTCATCACACGGCCGCCTGGACCAGAACCTTTGATGTTATTGATGTCGACACCCAGATCTTTAGCCAGTGCTCTGGCTACCGGTGTAGCAAGGGCCTTTTTCGTCGGCTTTTTCTCCTCTCCGGCTTCCTCTGCATGCTCAATTCCTTCACTGCTGGAGGGCAAATGTCCGCCTTCACCGGCTACTTCAATGGTACCAACGACTCCAGCACCTTCCTCTTCCTCAACACCTTCTTTGGAAGGTCCGGCGGGCTGCTTTTCTTCTTCCTTAACAGCTTCTTCACCTTCTACTCCTTCAATTTCAATTTCAGCCAGGGGATCTCCTACATTGATGGTTTCTCCTTCGCTGCCGTAAAGCGCCACAATGGTTCCTGTTTTAGGAGAAGGAATGTCGGTAGTAACCTTATCGGTTTCTACCTGTACCAGAGACTGACCTGATTCCACCTCTTGTCCTTTCTTAACATACCATTCTACAATGGTTCCTTCTTCAAGGCCCTCTCCTATATCGGGAAATTTAAATACGTGTCTCATAGTTTCTTAAAATTTGACGGTTCTTTCAATTTCATAATAAATTTTCTCCGGTGAGGGTATATAATGATGTTCTCCCTGTGGGAGGGGGAAGATGGTATCAAACCCGGTCACCCTTTTCGGAGGCGCTTCAAGATGCAGAAAGGCTTCTTCGTTGGCCACAGCCATGAGCTCACCACCGGGTCCAAAGCTCTTCGGTGCTTCCGTTACACTAATCATCCGCCCGGTTTTCTTAATGGAATTGGCAACAGTTTCCCTGTCTATCGGATAAATGGTTCGCAGATCGATCAATTCCACAGAGATTCCTGCTTTCTTTGCCATAGCGAGGGCCTTTTGAGTATCCCGCATCATGGCACCATAGGAAACAACCGTAACATCGGTCCCCTGTTGTACAACATTGGCCTTGCCAATCGGAACCTTAAATTTGTCTTCAGAAACCTCCTGTTTAACAGCCCTGTAAATCCGTTTGGGTTCCATATAAATAACGGGGTCTTCGCTTTCAATGGCTGATATCAAAAGACCTTTGGCATCGTGTGGAGTAGATGGGATAACTACCTTAAGGCCAGGAATGTGTGCATACAAAGCCTCCATGCTTTCAGAATGGTGCTCCAGTGCTTTAATTCCTCCACCATAAGGCATACGGATAACCAGTGAGGAAGTATACTTGCCCCTGCTCCGGTTGCGCATTCTGGAGACATGAGATACCATCTGATTGAAACCAGGATACGCAAATCCGGAGAACTGCATTTCTACTACAGGGTGTAGTCCGGCAACTGCCATTCCTACTGCAGAGCCGACAATTCCGGATTCCGCCAACGGGGAATCAAAAACCCTTTTTACTCCATACTTTTCCTGCAGTCCTTGTGTCACCCGAAAAACGCCACCTTCATATCCAACATCTTCTCCATATACTACAACGTTTTCGTTTTCCTTAAGTTCTGTATCAAGAGCATTGTTAATTGCCTTAACAAGCGTCATTACACTCATTTACTTACCCTCCTTCCATTTTAAGAATTTTTCATGATCATATAATTGTTTTTTCAAATCATCAGGCATTTCAGAATACTGATAGTTGAACACATCTTCCAGTGGATATTCCCCATAATTTTCCGCTTCTTCAAACTGCCTTTCCACTTCTTTTTTATACTGCTTATTGATTTCTTCTTCCTGATCATCGTTCCAAAGATCTTTGGCCGAAAGATATGCCCTCATTCTTTTCAATGGGTCCTTTTCTTCCCATTGCTGTTCTTCTTCCTTGGTACGATATTTTGAAGGATCATCGGAGGTGGTATGTGCTCCTTTACGGTAAGTTAACGCCTCTATCAAAACAGGCCCATTTCCTTCTCTGGCATATTTTGTGGCATAATCTGCAACACTAGTCATAGCAAAGAAATCATTGCCATCCACCTGAATACCTGGGATTCCATAAGCATAAGATTTAACCGCCAGGTTCCGGGAACTCGTTTGATTCTGAACTCCAACAGAAATGGCATAGTGATTGTTTTGAATGACAAAAACCACGGGAACTTTCCACACTCCGGCAAAATTTAGTGCTTCATGAAAATCCCCTTCTGATGTTCCGCCATCTCCAACAAAAGTATATACCACTTCATCTTTTCCCTGGTATTTGACAGCATAACCTACGCCAACCGCATGGGTCATCTGGGTTGCAATGGGAATAGAAATCGGCAGAAGATGTTTGGCATTTTCAAATTTCGAACCATCTTCATAGCCCATAAAATATAGAAAAGCATCCTTCAGCGTAGCTCCCTTGGCGAGCCACAATCCCAGTTCCCGGAAAGCGGGGACCACCCAATCATCTTCTTTGACGATCTGGGCGATACCGCCTGCAATTGCTTCCTGCCCATGGTTGGGCGGATAGGTGTATATTCTGCCCTGACGCTGATAATTTACAGTCATCAGATCGGCAGTCCGGGCAAACAACATGTCCTTGTATGCCTGTAAAACCTTATCATCAGCAAGGTCAGGCATCCATTTCTCATTGACGATCTTGCCGTCATCATCCATTACGTTGAAAAGCTTATTTTCTAATGGATCATACGCTTTAAACATTGGTTTCCTCCTTTATAATTTGACATTTTAAGTAAAATCATAAAATTTAACAAAACAGGCCAATTATTGTTTAAACCTCGTATCAAATAAATGCTGAGGGACTTAAACAATCTTCCCAAATAAACAATTAAAGGAAGTACGGGTATCAACCAAAAACCAGTACAATATACATCGCAACAAAATCAAAAGCGTTGCCCAAGCTTTTGAGCAATATTTGTTTGATCTTTAACTAGCAAACTTAAACAAGGAGGGTCCATCTAACCTGAATTATTCTTACCGCAGCTTTAGCTGCAAACAAATTTTTCATAACCTGATGATAGGTATCGATCTCAAAATTAAGCAATTTAACCAAATAACTTTTAAGATCGGCCCAAAGTAAGGCCTACCAAACTTTAGAATTTAACCCGAATAATTCAAGAATTATTCCTGTCTCCGACAGCGTCTTGCGGCACAGGCTCTGCATTTTATTCATATTAATAATAATGAATGATAAAGGCTAAAACCAACCGACTATATGATTATCAGGTTTTTCTTCGCAGATTTCTTTCAAATTTGGCCCTTGATATCATGCGGCCATGGCCCGGAAAAAATCTTTGGCACCCGATATCCCTCAGTTTTTTCCAGGTTTCTAGCAGTTTATTTTGATCATTGGCAAATGGCGGGTAGATTCCTAAACCGGTAATATTAAAAGCAGTATCACCAATAAATGCATCATGGTCCTTCAGAATAAGGGTTACAGAACCCGATGTATGGCCAGGTGTAGCCAAAATATAGCCTGATATACCATGCGGGCGGAGATCATACTGGTCATCCACCACAATGTCAGGTTCAACAGGTTCATATCTTGCCGTATTTTTCATCAAATGCCTGGCAAGATAAACGAGGATTTTGCTGAACAACTTCGTGCCTTTGGGAAAAGGCGTAAAACCGGCTCGAAGATTATCCACTTCATTGCGATGGACCAGTACCTGAGCCCCTGTAGCATCTTTCAGGGCTTTCAGATTACCCGTATGATCATAATGGGCATGGGTTAAAACGATCAGAGAAACATCCTGAGGTTTCACTTCATATTGCTCAAGGGCACGGAGGATATTCCGCTGTCTGCCTTCAATCCCCGTATCAATCAAAACAGATGAACTGCCGTTTCGTATCAAATACACATTGGCATTTCCGACGATAATTTTAACAATTGGATTATCAGAAGTATTCATATTATCAGAAGTTTATTGTAGCATTGGTTATTCAAGGTTATGATCAATGGTGCCGTCAGGCAGCATATTGTCGGGATGGGGGATATTGTTCTCCTCCATCCTGTAGCGCTCGCAGGATTCCCAGTCTCCTTTACAGTAACGGTCAATCCAGTATTTCGATAACTTACCCCGGTCATAAAAGTATTTTACGGGACACACCTGGTGCCACTTACATGTTTGACTCACAATAAGAAGCTTGCGGTAATTCTTCTCCAGTTTTTCAAAATTGGCGCTCTGATGAACAACCGTTGCAGGATGACGAAGCGGCAGTATTTTATATTTTCCGGCAATCAGCACCCTGCCAAAAAGCTCAGGGAAACTATAGCGATCGGGTATTTCCAGACCATATTTCTTCAGAAAATGCTTTGTAGGATGGTAACCGAGAGGAACAAGCACTTCCGGTCCAACCATTTCGATCTCCTGATCAAGATACACGCTGCATGTATCGATTTCATCCTGCCTGGGTTTCCGGCAATTGGGAAGAAAACACTTCAACAGATTGGTCATATAAAATGCTTCCCTGTTCAATCCTATGCGTTTACAAAGTTGATTCAGTACTTCACCTGACGGACCCAGAAACATCTTTCCCCTTTGATTTTCCTCTCTGCCCGGTGCCTGACCAATAATCACAATACGGGCTTTCGGGTCGCCTTCAGGGGGAACAGCCTGAACCCTGGACTCAGACAACCGGCAAAAACTACAAGTGCTGATCTTCTTCTCTAAGTCTTGTATATTTTCTTCTGCTGTTTTCAATATTCAGTATATTTATTTAGAGTCTGTCTAGAATGTTCGCTGGCAAGGCTCTTTCAAATCTATTTGACTTTATGGACAAACAACTATTTATCAAATTTAGTAATAAATGAAAAGGATGAACCCATATATTTTTATATTTTTATCCAAAATTTAGAAACTCGATTATTTAAAGACTTATGCTCGAGAAAATCAACACCTTTTTTAATGAAACGTTATGGGGTATCCGGCTGAATAAAATTACCGGAAGGCAACGAATATGGTTCCGCCTACTACGTACCATTGCATTAGCAATAAGGGGATTTCGTGAAGATAAAGTAGGGCTGAGGGCTTCAGCACTAACGGTATTTACCTTATTGGCGGTAGTTCCGGTAGTAGCCATGGCTTTCGGGATTGCCAAGGGTTTTGGATTAAAAGAATATCTGGAAAGGCAACTTCTGGCCAATTTTTCAGGCCAGGAAGAAGTACTGGATTGGATCATCCAGTTTGCCAATTCATTTCTTGAACATACCAGGGGCGGACTCGTCGCGGGGATAGGTCTGGTTATTTTGCTGTGGTCGATATTGAAAGTATTTTCCAACATTGAAAGTTCCTTTAATGCCATCTGGCACATACACAAATCCCGAAGCTGGCTCAGAAAGTTCAGTGACTATTTCTCCCTGATTCTCATTGCTCCTATTCTTGCCATCATATCCAGCAGTTCTGCGGTTTTCATATCAACCCAGATTGAACAAATTGCATCTGAAATTGATTTGCTGGGTTTCATAGCTCCCGTCATCTTCTTCCTGGTCAGACTGATCCCTTTTGTACTGATCTGGTTCCT harbors:
- the pdhA gene encoding pyruvate dehydrogenase (acetyl-transferring) E1 component subunit alpha, translated to MFKAYDPLENKLFNVMDDDGKIVNEKWMPDLADDKVLQAYKDMLFARTADLMTVNYQRQGRIYTYPPNHGQEAIAGGIAQIVKEDDWVVPAFRELGLWLAKGATLKDAFLYFMGYEDGSKFENAKHLLPISIPIATQMTHAVGVGYAVKYQGKDEVVYTFVGDGGTSEGDFHEALNFAGVWKVPVVFVIQNNHYAISVGVQNQTSSRNLAVKSYAYGIPGIQVDGNDFFAMTSVADYATKYAREGNGPVLIEALTYRKGAHTTSDDPSKYRTKEEEQQWEEKDPLKRMRAYLSAKDLWNDDQEEEINKQYKKEVERQFEEAENYGEYPLEDVFNYQYSEMPDDLKKQLYDHEKFLKWKEGK
- a CDS encoding MBL fold metallo-hydrolase translates to MNTSDNPIVKIIVGNANVYLIRNGSSSVLIDTGIEGRQRNILRALEQYEVKPQDVSLIVLTHAHYDHTGNLKALKDATGAQVLVHRNEVDNLRAGFTPFPKGTKLFSKILVYLARHLMKNTARYEPVEPDIVVDDQYDLRPHGISGYILATPGHTSGSVTLILKDHDAFIGDTAFNITGLGIYPPFANDQNKLLETWKKLRDIGCQRFFPGHGRMISRAKFERNLRRKT
- a CDS encoding alpha-ketoacid dehydrogenase subunit beta, translating into MSVMTLVKAINNALDTELKENENVVVYGEDVGYEGGVFRVTQGLQEKYGVKRVFDSPLAESGIVGSAVGMAVAGLHPVVEMQFSGFAYPGFNQMVSHVSRMRNRSRGKYTSSLVIRMPYGGGIKALEHHSESMEALYAHIPGLKVVIPSTPHDAKGLLISAIESEDPVIYMEPKRIYRAVKQEVSEDKFKVPIGKANVVQQGTDVTVVSYGAMMRDTQKALAMAKKAGISVELIDLRTIYPIDRETVANSIKKTGRMISVTEAPKSFGPGGELMAVANEEAFLHLEAPPKRVTGFDTIFPLPQGEHHYIPSPEKIYYEIERTVKF
- a CDS encoding 2-oxo acid dehydrogenase subunit E2, producing MRHVFKFPDIGEGLEEGTIVEWYVKKGQEVESGQSLVQVETDKVTTDIPSPKTGTIVALYGSEGETINVGDPLAEIEIEGVEGEEAVKEEEKQPAGPSKEGVEEEEGAGVVGTIEVAGEGGHLPSSSEGIEHAEEAGEEKKPTKKALATPVARALAKDLGVDINNIKGSGPGGRVMKDDIYNYVEQQKKERPSAPQAGKETEEAVEYEDLTQIRKTIARNMSRSKQNAAHMTVMDEVEVSELVRIRNKYKEKYKDQDIKLNYLPFILKATARALEKHRQLNSELDQDNDRMLFKRYYNIGIAVDTEKGLVVPVIKHVDKLTVFELAQETNEIARKARDGELTMEDMKGGTFTVTSYGSIGGQFAMPVINYPQASILGIGRIVKKPVVNENDEVVPGHMLPLSVSVDHRIVDGGEVSRFLNTLMNYLEDPVTLIME
- a CDS encoding uracil-DNA glycosylase; the encoded protein is MKTAEENIQDLEKKISTCSFCRLSESRVQAVPPEGDPKARIVIIGQAPGREENQRGKMFLGPSGEVLNQLCKRIGLNREAFYMTNLLKCFLPNCRKPRQDEIDTCSVYLDQEIEMVGPEVLVPLGYHPTKHFLKKYGLEIPDRYSFPELFGRVLIAGKYKILPLRHPATVVHQSANFEKLEKNYRKLLIVSQTCKWHQVCPVKYFYDRGKLSKYWIDRYCKGDWESCERYRMEENNIPHPDNMLPDGTIDHNLE